The following coding sequences are from one Armatimonadia bacterium window:
- a CDS encoding ATP-binding protein — MPRKLVARGLKTRAAGIVLISLLTTFAVCRFSSSLSVPEFALLDLLLSSRPAQAPDPRIVIVGVERADIERHQANRLAECACQLIRRDDLGAAISRTKHAGACVVGVDISFSQACPVGLPERRAHDGPLVAALLEPPDTVLVADTGSTPDKLFFEAPPRGFLPTTDVLIGSPVLYNPHGVIRGVSLVQCGAPPETPRNGTEHLVMLGEQVPPLSAAVYSAYVGVPWELPEPIDDTHVRVADLVVPVWAHERTRLMTSLMSGQEQPTSDYAMLIDWAGPTGTFPVYGLSEVLRAEPEELKKRFGGRIVLIGSLQDRKRSALLGSAVRRATPLVDQSAEAAMSGVEIHANALNTLLQRRWIRPVSTPVAWVVIFAAAVLASCAFRFLGIWRALIVALVEAETVVVAAQLLIRHDVWLYAAVTVEGIAVSSVATALLGLAMASDQVKRLTGQIEARDSVASTLVHDLKQPLAAISALAEVLRMQQQRGTTPSPELLARIQQQVQMAFGDIDEFLTLDHHRELVLECSDFDVAALAKDLAVAHGARSPVHRVEVVAPPEGVWLAGDPRYLARALSNLLDNAIKYWPEGGTILVSIAPGPPVCLVRVADGGIGIPAEKIGRVFEPYERAVPEGLQVPGTGIGLSSVRRIAQAHGGDVWVESKVGQGSVFTLALPTEPPPSTSAPQ, encoded by the coding sequence TTGCCACGCAAACTAGTGGCACGTGGTCTCAAGACGCGTGCCGCAGGTATCGTGCTGATCTCCCTACTAACGACCTTCGCCGTGTGCCGCTTTTCGTCCTCTCTATCGGTGCCCGAGTTCGCACTTCTTGATCTTCTCTTGTCGTCGCGACCTGCCCAGGCGCCGGACCCAAGGATCGTCATCGTCGGTGTCGAGCGCGCCGACATCGAGAGACACCAGGCGAACCGGCTGGCGGAGTGTGCATGCCAGCTCATCCGGCGCGATGACCTTGGTGCGGCCATCAGCAGGACCAAGCATGCCGGGGCATGCGTTGTGGGGGTGGACATCTCCTTCTCGCAGGCATGTCCGGTGGGCTTGCCGGAGCGTCGTGCCCACGATGGTCCCCTGGTTGCGGCCCTGCTCGAACCACCTGACACGGTACTTGTTGCCGACACCGGGTCGACGCCCGACAAACTCTTCTTCGAGGCCCCTCCCAGGGGCTTCCTTCCGACGACCGATGTCCTGATCGGCTCGCCGGTCCTCTACAACCCGCACGGCGTCATACGCGGAGTATCCCTGGTCCAGTGTGGGGCTCCGCCGGAGACACCTCGGAATGGGACTGAGCATCTCGTCATGCTGGGCGAGCAGGTGCCACCGCTGTCGGCGGCCGTCTACTCCGCCTATGTGGGGGTGCCCTGGGAGCTTCCCGAGCCAATCGATGACACGCACGTGAGAGTTGCCGACCTGGTGGTGCCGGTGTGGGCGCACGAGCGCACACGCTTGATGACGTCGCTGATGTCGGGCCAGGAGCAGCCGACCAGTGACTACGCCATGCTCATCGACTGGGCAGGGCCGACGGGGACCTTCCCAGTCTACGGGCTCAGCGAGGTCCTGCGGGCCGAGCCTGAGGAACTGAAGAAGCGTTTTGGCGGCAGAATCGTGCTGATCGGTTCCTTGCAGGACCGGAAGCGGTCAGCGCTGCTGGGGAGCGCAGTTCGTCGGGCGACCCCCCTGGTGGATCAGTCCGCTGAAGCCGCAATGAGCGGCGTCGAGATCCATGCGAACGCCCTCAACACACTGCTGCAGCGCCGATGGATCAGACCGGTGAGCACCCCGGTGGCCTGGGTGGTGATCTTCGCCGCTGCTGTGCTGGCCTCCTGTGCCTTCCGCTTCCTGGGGATCTGGCGGGCCCTCATCGTGGCGCTGGTTGAGGCCGAGACCGTTGTGGTAGCCGCCCAGTTGCTGATTCGGCACGATGTGTGGCTCTACGCCGCCGTGACGGTGGAAGGGATCGCCGTGTCATCGGTCGCAACAGCGCTCCTGGGTCTGGCCATGGCCAGTGACCAGGTCAAGCGTCTGACGGGGCAGATTGAGGCACGCGACAGTGTGGCCTCCACCCTGGTGCATGACCTGAAGCAACCTCTGGCGGCCATCAGCGCCCTGGCCGAAGTCCTCCGGATGCAGCAGCAGCGTGGCACGACGCCCTCTCCGGAGCTCTTGGCGCGCATTCAGCAGCAGGTGCAGATGGCCTTTGGCGACATCGACGAGTTCCTTACCCTCGACCATCACCGGGAGCTTGTCCTGGAGTGCAGCGATTTCGATGTCGCCGCGCTGGCGAAGGACTTGGCAGTGGCACACGGTGCTCGCAGTCCGGTTCATAGAGTCGAAGTGGTGGCGCCGCCGGAGGGAGTGTGGCTCGCGGGCGATCCACGATACCTGGCACGTGCTCTGAGCAATCTTCTCGACAACGCCATCAAGTACTGGCCCGAGGGTGGCACAATTCTGGTGTCTATTGCTCCTGGTCCACCAGTATGTTTGGTCCGTGTCGCCGACGGAGGTATCGGCATTCCTGCGGAGAAGATTGGCAGGGTCTTCGAACCGTATGAAAGAGCCGTGCCCGAGGGGCTTCAGGTGCCGGGGACGGGGATCGGGCTGTCGTCGGTCCGTCGTATTGCGCAGGCTCACGGGGGCGATGTGTGGGTCGAGAGCAAGGTCGGTCAGGGATCAGTCTTCACGCTCGCCCTGCCGACCGAGCCACCACCATCGACGAGCGCGCCCCAGTAA